A genomic segment from Nicotiana tabacum cultivar K326 chromosome 7, ASM71507v2, whole genome shotgun sequence encodes:
- the LOC107812909 gene encoding non-specific lipid transfer protein GPI-anchored 14, translating to MKYQFILVLFFMLCVFGNSDTEKDKEECTQSLIGLATCLPYVTANAPAPTPDCCTGLKQVLKASKKCLCLLIKDRNDPDLGLNLNVTLALSLPSVCQAPANISQCPALLHLPPNSPDAQVFYQISNGSSSIASSPQANSPIPSVGSSPTGIPAGAASAPKSNDGCHIGKRWFGLEAIVGVVLLWSLTSNSFI from the exons ATGAAATATCAGTTCATATTAGTGCTGTTTTTCATGTTATGTGTATTTGGAAATTCAGACACAGAGAAGGACAAAGAAGAATGTACGCAATCATTGATTGGTTTAGCAACATGTTTACCTTATGTTACAGCTAATGCACCAGCTCCTACACCAGATTGCTGCACTGGTTTGAAACAAGTGTTAAAAGCCAGCAAGAAGTGTCTTTGTTTGCTAATCAAGGACAGAAATGATCCTGATTTAGGACTTAATCTCAATGTTACACTTGCTTTAAGCCTACCTTCTGTTTGTCAAGCCCCTGCTAACATTTCTCAATGCCCTG CTCTTCTCCACTTGCCTCCAAATTCACCAGATGCTCAAGTGTTCTATCAAATAAGTAATGGTTCAAGTAGCATTGCTAGCAGTCCACAAGCAAATAGTCCCATTCCTTCGG TTGGATCTAGTCCCACGGGTATCCCTGCTGGTGCAGCAAGTGCTCCTAAATCTAATGATGGTTGTCATATTGGAAAGAGATGGTTTGGACTAGAAGCAATTGTTGGAGTTGTCCTCCTGTGGTCTTTAACTTCAAATTCCTTCATATGA